A genomic segment from Hypanus sabinus isolate sHypSab1 chromosome 8, sHypSab1.hap1, whole genome shotgun sequence encodes:
- the LOC132397673 gene encoding uncharacterized protein LOC132397673, with translation MEPVLRPDRLDLDPQDPDAALAFEHWLACFQSYLAELRATEPAVMHRILLSRVSSKVYSFIRDLPTYEVALDALKQQYLRPVNTVYARHRLATRQQRPGESCAEFLRALQTLVRACDCKTLTAEQHAELLVRDAFVTGLRSVYMRQRLLENSDLTLSSAIEKANALEAARHNADAVQSRDSPPVSWTPQTPPPPAPGSEFANAAASRHSTSSPTQTTAVARKQLVLCYFCGQKKHPRRRCPAREATCSSCGKRGHFAKVCKSQPRAECSAAGETWGPPSCMPGCGRPSLSTSARPAPDPRMLTGYPGCELPSLSASACPAPDPPMLTGYPDGDPTLATVTLDQSAPHQLARSMMDIQVEGHWTGCLFDTGSTGSFIHPDTVQRCGLATRPVSRRFHLASGSQSADIRAGCVATLVVQGTVYRDFELLVMPNLCAPVLLGLDFQSHLESVTMVYDGPLPPLTVKNPQFCGTSSHLFSFPRKSVTGTTLPVWLTSPGPVLLRKHVRSNKYSPLVERVHLLHANPQYAYVVLPDGREDTVSIRDLAPAGAADHYPEGSPVTVNPAPEVTPYSPGPTQTPPDTCIPGVSYTFIPGASHMHEGSPAPSGQEHAQPPSPVQSPMLPAPMRSQPVLRRSQRQIRPPDRLDL, from the exons atggaacccgttttgcgtccggaccggttggatttggaccctcaagaccctgacgcagctctcgcttttgaacactggcttgcatgcttccaatcgtacttggcggagcttcgtgcgactgaacccgccgttatgcacagaatcctactctcgagggtctcctccaaagtttactcctttatccgggacctgccgacctacgaagtggcactggacgccctcaaacaacagtacctgcggccggtgaacaccgtctacgcaagacatcgcttagctacccggcaacagcggcctggcgaatcgtgcgctgagtttctccgagcactacagacactcgtccgagcttgtgactgcaagacgctcacggcagaacagcatgcggagctgctggtgcgagacgcctttgtgacgggactgaggtcagtgtacatgcgccagcggctgctggagaactcggatcttaccttaagctcggcgatagagaaggccaacgctctagaagctgcgcggcataacgccgacgctgtccagtcgcgcgattccccgccggtttcgtggacgcctcagaccccgccaccgccggctcccgggagcgaattcgccaacgccgccgccagtcgccattccacgagctccccgacccagaccacggctgtggcccgtaagcaactcgtgctttgttatttctgtggccaaaagaaacatcctcgacgacgctgtccagcgcgagaagcgacctgctccagctgcggaaagcggggccacttcgccaaggtctgtaagtctcaacctcgagcggagtgcagcgctgcgggtgaaacgtgggggccgccatcttgcatgccgggatgtgggcggccatctttgtcgacgtcagcacgccccgcccccgatcctcggatgctgaccgggtaccccggatgtgagctgccatctttgtcggcgtcagcatgccccgcccccgaccctccgatgctgaccgggtaccccgacggcgatccaactctggccactgtgactctcgaccaaagcgccccacaccagcttgcaagatccatgatggacatccaggtggaggggcattggactggatgcctgtttgacacgggcagcactgggagttttattcacccggacacagtgcaacgctgcggacttgcaacgcggccggtcagtcggaggttccatttggcctctgggtcgcagtccgcagacatccgggcgggttgtgtagcgactttggtggtgcaaggcacagtatatcgggactttgaactgctggtcatgcctaatctgtgtgcacctgtgctattggggctggacttccagagccatctcgaaagtgtgaccatggtatacgacgggcccctcccaccactcactgtcaagaatcctcagttttgtgggacttcttcaca cctattctcttttcccaggaagtctgtcactgggaccaccctaccagtttggctgacgtccccggggccagtgctgctccggaaacatgtgaggagcaataaatactccccgctggtggagagggttcaccttctccatgcgaacccccagtatgcttacgtggtcttacctgatgggcgggaggacacggtctccatccgcgacctggcacccgcaggtgcagcagaccactaccctgaaggctctccggtaactgtgaaccctgcaccagaggtgacaccgtactcaccaggccctacacagactcctcccgacacttgtataccgggcgtttcgtacacatttataccaggcgcctcgcacatgcatgagggatcaccggcgcctagtgggcaagaacacgcgcaacccccgtcccctgtgcaatcgccaatgttgccggcacctatgcggtcacagccggtgctacgtagatcgcagcgacagattcgaccgcctgatcggcttgacttgtaa